From one Microlunatus sp. Gsoil 973 genomic stretch:
- a CDS encoding DNA polymerase IV translates to MRSRASILHLDLDAFFASVEQRDKPSLRGKPVVVGGIGPRGVVSTASYEARIFGVHSAMPTAEARRRCPHAAFLAGRFDAYRAASRSVMGVLRDLSPLVEPLSLDEAFVDLAAVTPPIDFDRPSLTELATRIKSRVADATGGLTASIGIGTSKFIAKLATELGKPDGFTLVDPGTEVALISPMSIRTIPGVGPATFDKLRRIGISTIADLQAIDLSELIREVGRAHGSALKELAYARDDRAVEPEREAKSISVEDTFETDLVDRAELLRIIANDAHQVARRLGAARLLARTVTIKVRLHGFVTHTRSRTLAGATDRPELITQLARSLLDEVDTSPGVRLIGVGVAGLTDVLQEDLFSLPEDDTAEMEIGETEPTVAEAAGDPANTPVADDHEIDDPRMLDGRPGGGVDAEAAGLHRVRRRMDWPPGADVEHDDHGRGWVWGSGLGRVTVRFETSDSPPGPVRTFTTDDPALHRV, encoded by the coding sequence GTGAGGAGCCGGGCATCAATCCTGCATCTCGACCTGGACGCGTTCTTCGCCTCGGTCGAGCAGCGGGACAAGCCCTCGCTTCGCGGCAAACCGGTCGTCGTTGGCGGTATCGGACCGCGCGGCGTGGTGTCCACGGCCTCGTATGAGGCCAGGATCTTCGGCGTGCACTCGGCGATGCCCACCGCGGAAGCACGCCGACGCTGCCCGCACGCCGCCTTCCTCGCCGGTCGGTTCGACGCCTATCGGGCAGCCAGCCGCAGCGTGATGGGCGTGCTGCGCGACCTGTCGCCGTTGGTCGAACCACTCAGCCTCGACGAGGCGTTCGTCGATCTCGCTGCGGTGACGCCGCCCATCGACTTCGACCGGCCGTCACTGACCGAACTGGCCACCCGGATCAAGTCCCGGGTGGCCGACGCGACCGGCGGGCTGACCGCCTCGATCGGGATCGGCACGTCGAAGTTCATCGCCAAGCTTGCCACCGAACTCGGCAAACCCGACGGCTTCACCCTGGTCGACCCAGGCACCGAGGTCGCCCTGATCAGCCCGATGAGCATCCGCACCATCCCGGGAGTGGGTCCGGCGACCTTCGACAAACTGCGCCGGATCGGGATCTCCACCATCGCCGACCTGCAGGCGATCGACCTCAGCGAGCTGATCCGCGAGGTAGGCCGCGCCCACGGCTCGGCCCTGAAGGAATTGGCCTACGCCCGGGATGACCGGGCGGTCGAACCGGAACGCGAGGCCAAGTCGATCTCGGTCGAGGACACCTTCGAGACCGATCTGGTGGACCGCGCGGAACTGCTCCGGATCATCGCCAACGACGCGCACCAGGTGGCTCGGCGGCTTGGCGCGGCCCGGCTGCTGGCCCGGACAGTGACGATCAAGGTACGGCTGCACGGCTTCGTCACCCACACCCGCAGTCGGACCCTGGCCGGTGCCACCGACCGGCCGGAACTGATCACCCAGCTCGCCCGGTCGCTGCTGGACGAGGTGGACACCAGCCCGGGCGTACGGCTGATCGGCGTCGGTGTCGCCGGGCTCACCGACGTCCTCCAGGAGGACCTTTTTTCGCTGCCGGAGGACGACACCGCCGAGATGGAGATCGGGGAGACCGAGCCGACGGTCGCGGAGGCGGCCGGGGACCCGGCCAATACGCCGGTCGCAGACGACCACGAGATCGACGACCCGCGGATGCTCGACGGACGGCCGGGTGGCGGGGTTGACGCCGAGGCAGCCGGACTGCACCGCGTCCGCCGGCGAATGGACTGGCCACCGGGAGCCGACGTGGAGCACGACGATCACGGGCGCGGCTGGGTGTGGGGCTCCGGGCTTGGCCGGGTCACGGTGCGCTTCGAGACCTCGGACAGCCCGCCGGGGCCGGTTCGTACCTTCACAACCGATGATCCCGCGCTGCACCGTGTGTGA